The sequence TCAAAAGGTATTGGCACCGATTCTGACCGGGCATTATTACTGGATTTTCAGGCTACTCTTGAAACCAAGCCAGAAAAAGCAATAAAACTGGAAAAGGATGCCCTTGCACTGATTAAAGAAATTACAGAAGAGAATGCTCATCTTGTTTCCAATCTCCATTCAAATCTCGGAGGCCTTTACCGCATGAACGGTTATCCGGCTCTTGCAAGGGAACATATGGAAAAAGGTCTTTTTCTGCTTGAACAGTACAATTTACTTTATACCAATGACAGTATTCCTCAGATTACCAACTATGCTATGTTACTGACAGAACAGCAGTCACCAGAAAAAGGAATATCTGTCCTGCAAAAAGTATCAAAAATCATCAAGGAATATAACTCTGATTGTAATCTTGATTATGCTACAGTGCAAGAAACCTTGGGAATCATCTACCTAATGACCGCCAATCTTCCGCAGGCTAAAACACATTTTAAAAGAGCTTTCAAGATTTATGAAAAAATCTGGGCTGATGAACCGGAAATGATTGAGAAAAAATGCCAGGAAATACAGGAATTATATCCACAAGTTGGTTTCTTTCTTGGACAACAAATATCAAATTTTTAACGGAATAAACATAATTTTACGGCGGACATATTGCCCGCCGTTATTCTTCATAGAAACCTTACATCAACTGTAAGTGTTTTATCTTCCTGCCATGCAGTAAAATATAATCAGCAACTAACCAAAAAGTAAAAAGGCGAAAGGTGATAATATGAATTGCAAAGAAAAACTATTGGAAGTCCGAGATATACACAAGGTATATACGAAAGAGGGCGTTCCTACAAAAGCCCTCAATGGCATTACCTTCGATGTTCTTGATGGCGAATTTTTAGGGATCATGGGTGCAAGCGGATCAGGGAAAACGACCCTGCTAAATTGCATTGCTACAGTTATTAAACCGACCTCCGGGCAAGTCCTGCTTTCCGGCGCAAATGTGAGTTCCTTTGATAGCGAAAAACTGGCTGAGTATCGAGGCAATAAAATAGGCTATCTGTTTCAGGATTTTGCTTTGCTTGACAACTTGACTGGCAGAGAAAATATCCTGCTGCCACTTTCTATCCATAATGTAGATATATCTGCTGCGGAGAAGAAGTTGAATGACATTGCAGGACTTCTTGGAATCACGGATGTGCTTTCCAAATTTCCAGCGCAGATGTCAGGTGGCCAAAAACAGCGCGTCGCTGCCGCCCGCAGTTTGATTTCCGACCCCGATATTATTTTGGCGGACGAGCCAACTGGGGCATTGGATACCAAGGCAGCGCGATTGCTTATGGAAAAACTGTACGAGATTAATCAAGGTCGCGGACGCACAATTTTGATGGTAACACACGACCCGAACGCTGCAAGTTTTTGTTCCAGAATCCTATTCATACAGGACGGTGTGATTTTCCATGAGCTGCGTCGGAAAATTCCGACTGAAACACGAGAGGAATTTTATGCGCGTATCTTACAGGTAATGGCACAGATGGGAGGAGGGAGCGCAAATGTTCTTTAACCTTGCGTGGCGAAACTCCAAACGAAACCGTAGTGAGAACCTGATTTATTTTCTTACTATGGTTACGGCTGTAGCCACATTTTATATCGTTCTCTCCCTTGGAAACCAGGACGTGATGCGCTTCTTGGAGGAAATCGAAAGTGACGCTGTTAATCGACTCCTGACAATGCTAATGCCGACAGTTTATCTTTTTTCGCTACTGTTTGTATTTTTTCTTGTCATTTTTGCAAACAAATATCAGCTTGAATGTAGGAGCCGGGAATTAGGGCTTTACCTGATGTTTGGAATGACAAAGCGACACTTGTTTATTCAAATCATGGCAGAGGGGCTAATCACATCCCTGCTGGCCCTTTTGGGTGGCCTAATCTGCGGCGGCTTTTTATCAGAGGTAATCAGCCTTGCTACGGCGCGGCTTGTAGGTCGTGGCATAATTGCACATCAGTCAAGTTTTTCTGTGAGTGCTGTTCTCTTGACAACGCTTGGATTTCTAATGATTCAAGTTGTCGCGTTGTTCATCCTTTGTGGAAAACTATTCAACAAAGAAATCCATCAACTCCTTTATGGAGAAATGGCGAAGAAACAGCAAGTCGGAAAAATGGGTGGGAACTTATTTTCCCTCATTCTCGGAGCGATAATTTTGACGCTTGCATATTGGGTCATCCTAAAGTATTTCATGGTTGCTGGCGGTATGATGATAATTGTTGCCATGATATTAGGTATTGTGGGAACAATGCTTTTTATCCGTGGGCTTGCAGGCTTGTTGAGCGCAGCGGCGGCTTCTGTGAAGCGCAACACAACACACGGTCTATATATTTTCACACTGCGACAGTTACACGAAAATATAGTCCACAAGTATATTTCAATCGGCGTTGCATCTATTTTGATTATGCTTACTATCATGCTCATTGCAGACGGATCAACCCGCATTATGTCGTATGGGAACCAAACGACGCGAGGATCTTCTGTTTACGATTTTACTGTCACGGGCAATGAAGCGACTGTTGAAAAATATCTTTCGGGTAAGCAAATGCAGCCCTATGTAGCGGATTTGAGTCGCATGGAAACAGGAACAATGAAACACCCAACTTCCGTGGAAGCGAACTCTTTCATAGATTGGTCCGGGCTGCGTGAACAGGTTGTTTTGAATCTGCCGCCAGAAGTAGAGGATCCCGCCACACAAGGAGCTACAAGCTATGAGTTCAGTTCCAATCAACCGGCCGCGCTTAACCTTTTAGGGTGTATTGATACTATGGGTACTTTGCCATTTTTAATTCCAGTATCTTCATATAACGAATTGCTGGAAGCAGCCGGAGAAAAAGCTATCGTTCTTGGAAGTGGCGAAGCTGTATTCTATCTTAACCCGGATTTTTTTGGGAGTACAAAAGAAGAAAACACCGCCATGTTGAACCAGATTGCAGAAGACGCACAGGCTAATGGCAAAGTTTTGATTTCTATTAACGGACTGCCAATTACGCTTATCCCGTCAGTACCGATGAAAGGCTTGACTGCGGATGAAAATGTAAACATCGTAACTGCATTGATTGTTCCCGATGAAGTATATTCCAAATATGTAAATCCAGATACCGTTACTGTTTATCACAATTTCTGTATTCCGAGCGAAACTGTGGAAGCCAACGGCCTGATGGCGTCAATTATGGAGGCTCGTGATCTGTTAAAACCCTCTGGCCTGTACTACGAAAGCTATTTGGATAATTTTGGACGGCAGCTATTTTATGTGATTTCTGGAAGTTACACGACCTTATACATGGGCTTTATGCTTCTAATTATCGCTTGCGCTCTGCTTGCCCTTCAATTTCTGACACAAATGCGGGAAACAAAAGCAAGGTATGCAACACTTTCTATTTTGGGAGCACGGCGCGAGCAAATGAAGCGTTCCATAAATCAGCAGGTGCTATGGTATTTCCTGCTCCCGTTGATTCCTGCGTGTATCAGCGGCACAGTCGGAATTTGCGCAATGCAGCATTACCTATACTCAGATACGGCAAAGCTGCAACAGTCTTATCCTATGCTACTTGCTATGGCGCTTGTCGTTGTTTGTATGCTTGCATTGTACGGTGTGGCTATTGCGCGGACAGCAAACCGTGAAATCAGCAAATTAAATTGGAAACCAAATTCTTAATAAGCGTACTCAGGAAAGGAGGTGTTCATATTGGCGCAAATAGTTGTGGTTGAAGATGATGTATATATGCGTGAAGAATTGATTGATGTCTTGAAAAAAGCGGGATATAACGCTGTTCCTTTGCTTAACTTTGAAAATGCCATATCACAAATATTGGCTCTTTCACCGGATTTGATATTGCTCGACATCAATCTTCCTTTTCACTCTGGCTTTGAAGTCTGCAAAGAGATAAAGGCCAAGCAACTTGGGACTGTGCTGATATTAACTGCAAGAGATAAATTACAGGACGAGCTTCATGCCTTAGGATTAGGGGCGGACGATTACCTGACAAAGCCATGCAACACGGAACGGCTTCTTGCCCGCATTAAAAACCTCTTGCGCCGTAAGGAAGAACAGATACAACAGGGATTACTTAACGGGGGCGGCTTCTTGCTTGATCCAAACACTTTTACGCTCTATGCAGGAAAGAAATCTTATGTTCTTCCGCAGAATGAGGGAAAAATACTTCTCACCCTTTTGAAAAGCAGCCCGAACCTTGTCTCAAAGAGCGACCTGTTTCATGTGCTTTGGGGAACAGAGGAGTTTATAGACGAAAATGTGCTGCAAGTCAATTTTACACGACTGCGGAAAACGCTGCGTGAAGTTGGGCTTGATGATCGCATTGAAACGGTGCGCGGACAAGGCTACCGTCTGAAAGAGCAGGTGGAATTATGAAAAAATTGCATACGCTCTTGACTTATATATCATCTAATCGTGTTTGGCTGATTACTCTCGTCTGCTTGGATCTGTTCTTTGTATTTCTGGCATGGGTGGCTTATCCTGGAGATTTCTTGAATCTTGTGGGGCTAATGATGTTTGTATCATTTGTCGCGCTTGTTATTCCTTTTGCCTGTACAATCCATAGACGCAGTAAAATAGATACCGCTTTTCGCCGCTTCCTGTTAGAGCCAGACGACACAAATGAGTATCTGCTGTGCGAAAGCACACCTGCATCAATGCACCCATATATCCATGAGTTAGCCCATCATTTGAGAACGCAACTGGAATATGTGAACGAACAGCAATTAAAGATTACCGAATACGAGAGTTACATTGAAAATTGGGTGCATGAAATCAAGAAACCGCTATCTCTTATGACGCTTCTTTTGGATAACCGAAAGGATGAAATGTCACCGCTGGTGCATACCCGTATGCTATATGTGCGCGACCATACACGACAAAATGTAGAACAGATTTTGTATTTTTCACGGCTGGGGGCAACTCACAAAGACTATTATTTTGAACCGCTTCCTATCTTAGAAACTTGCAAGGAAGCAGTCGAGGACAATTTATCTTTGCTCGAAGAAGCCCATTTTTCAGTCACATATTCTGGAAACAACTGCACCGCAATTTCTGATAAAAAAGGCTTCATGTTTATCTTGGGGCAGATTATCAGCAACAGCGTAAAGTATGCCACGAATGATGCCATTCCTGCTATTCATTTCTCGGTAAGCGACAATAAAGAAATTGGGCAGATTGTTCTATCCATCTGCGATAACGGCACAGGTATTCCTGCGTCTGATCTCCCGTTTGTCTTTGACAAGGGCTTTACCGGGGACGTAGGCAGCTATTTGAGCCGTTCTACGGGAATGGGTCTATATCTTGTGCAGCAAATGGCGAGTGACTTAACAATAAAAATAGATATTCATTCAAATACTAATGGCGGTACAACCGTAATTTTGACGTTTCCTAAAGTGGATCGTCCTTTAGGGAGGTGAAAAAATGCAGTCACATAGCAAGAAAAATACTTTAGCTGTATTGCTCGGCGGTTGGTTGGTCGTTTTGAGTTCATACCTGATTATACGATTTGTCTTTATCCTCATAGGGTTTACTTTGAATCCAACAATATTAGGCGTTTGCCTTGCGGTGATACCGGGTCTTTTGGAGATGCTGTATCTTGGAAAATGCGGCAAATCGCAAAAAATATCGGTCTATATGCTGGGGTTACTTATTCCATCCATCGTTGAGAAAGTAGCCTTGTACTTAATTGGTGCGTTTCTTTGCGGGATTGATCCTGCAAATATTGCCGGAGTTATGAAAACAGCCACAAGCCGAGAGCCGTTTGTAAACCTCTTTACACAGCCATCTGCTCGATATATAATCAATATTTTATTCTTTAATTGGGCATATATCGTTTGTGGCATTCTGTTTTCCGCCCTTTGCGTTGTCTTTCTATCAAAGGCGCGGAAAGTTACAGCCATTTGATACGTCTATTTGAAACGGCAGCTTTGAATTTCAGAGCTGCCGTTTCTTTTCGCAAGATTTTCTTTTCTCAATTTTCTCTCAATTTCCCCTCAATGCCTTTTTCCTCCGATTTTCGTATGCTTATCCCACAGCAAAGCAGTACCACACCGGTACGACCTGCTGAATCAATCAATACGAAAACGGAGGTATTTTTTATGCGAGAACTCAGAAACACAAAAATCATTGCTGTAGATCATGGCTACGGCAATATGAAAACAGCAAACACCGTCACACCAACCGGCATCAAAGCCTATGAAACCGAACCAATCTTCACCGGAAATATTCTGGAATATAACGGCATTTACTACCGGATTGGCGAAGGACACAAAGAATTTATCCCGGATAAAGCTATGGACGAAGAATATTATCTTCTGACGCTAATGGCTATTGCAAGGGAACTGAATGTTTTTTCCATCCGTGAAGCAGATGTTCATCTGGCTGCCGGACTTCCTCTGACATGGATCAGAACTCAAAGAGAAGCTTTTCGTTCCTATCTGCTCCAGAATCCAGAAGTCCGTTACCTTTTTAACGGCAAAGAGTATCATCTCCACTTTGTGGGATGCAGCCTTTACCCACAGGGGTATCCGGCTATCGTAAACCAACTTGGAGATTTCAAGGGAACCAATCTCCTTGCAGATATCGGAAACGGAACCATGAACATTCTGTATATCAACAATAAGAAAGCGCAGGAGAGCCGATGCTGGACAGAAAAACTTGGTGTAAACCAATGCATGATTGCTGCAAAGAACGCTGTTCTGGACAAATTCGGAGTGAAAATTGAAGAATCCACAGTAGAACAGATTCTGCGGTTTGGAACAGCTGACATTTCAGCACCATATCTGGATTGTATCAGTTCTATTGTCAGACAGTATGTGGCAGAACTTTTTTCCACGCTCCGCAAATATGAATACAATCCTGACCTGATGCGCCTGTATGTGGTTGGCGGCGGTGGATGCCTGATCCGTAACTTCGGAACGTATGACAAATCACAAGTCACCATCATTGATGACATCTGCGCCACTGCTAAAGGTTACGAATCTCTGGCTTATATGAGCCTGAAAAGGAGGGGATAAACCATGCAGAACAATATCCGCAACACAAACCTGCGTTTTAATCTGGACAAAGAACAGCAGCGGAGAGCTTGGGAATATTTACAGACAATGGACAGGCAGGATTTTAAATCTTACAGTCAGGTAATCTCTCTTGCACTGGTAGATTATTTTGACCGCTACTACCGCACACGGGCTGATCCTTATCTGGAAACAAGAGAACGGGAAGAACTTTTTGTGAAACAGATTGTAGATGCAGTGGAAAACAGTCTGAAACAGGCATTGCCACTTTTTCTTTTCGGACTGACTGCAGGCATGGCGCAAAGGGAGCCCCAAATCAGGGCTTCCTTTCCAACACCTGAAAATTCACAGCCAGATAGTGATGTAGACTGGGATTTTCTTGGCGAATAACTGATTGGAGGTGAACACATGACGGACTTTCTGACAGCAGACACCAACCTGCCATCTTATATGATGTTTCCCCGTTTTCTTCTGGACATGGAAATAAACGAAACTGCCAAAATGCTTTATATTATCCTGCTCGACCGGGCAAGGCTTTCCCAGAAAAATGAGGGCTGGTCAGATATCGCTGGTCATGTGTTCATTTACTTTACAATTGAAGCATTGGCAGAAGTTCTCCACAAAAGCCAGATGACGGTTAAAACTGCTCTGGCAGTACTGGAAAAACAGGAGCTTATCTTCCGAAAACGGCAGGGACCCGGACAGCCCAATCGGATTTATGTAAAACTTCCAAAAGAAACCATCCACTATACAGACAGATTTCTTTCCCTAAGACAGACAGAAAACTGTCCTATTGACAGACAGGATTCTTTCCCCGATACAGACAGAAAACTGTCTGGTAATAAGAAAGAGATAAAAAAGAACCATTTAGCAATAAGAG comes from Coprococcus phoceensis and encodes:
- a CDS encoding ABC transporter ATP-binding protein, with the protein product MNCKEKLLEVRDIHKVYTKEGVPTKALNGITFDVLDGEFLGIMGASGSGKTTLLNCIATVIKPTSGQVLLSGANVSSFDSEKLAEYRGNKIGYLFQDFALLDNLTGRENILLPLSIHNVDISAAEKKLNDIAGLLGITDVLSKFPAQMSGGQKQRVAAARSLISDPDIILADEPTGALDTKAARLLMEKLYEINQGRGRTILMVTHDPNAASFCSRILFIQDGVIFHELRRKIPTETREEFYARILQVMAQMGGGSANVL
- a CDS encoding ABC transporter permease; protein product: MFFNLAWRNSKRNRSENLIYFLTMVTAVATFYIVLSLGNQDVMRFLEEIESDAVNRLLTMLMPTVYLFSLLFVFFLVIFANKYQLECRSRELGLYLMFGMTKRHLFIQIMAEGLITSLLALLGGLICGGFLSEVISLATARLVGRGIIAHQSSFSVSAVLLTTLGFLMIQVVALFILCGKLFNKEIHQLLYGEMAKKQQVGKMGGNLFSLILGAIILTLAYWVILKYFMVAGGMMIIVAMILGIVGTMLFIRGLAGLLSAAAASVKRNTTHGLYIFTLRQLHENIVHKYISIGVASILIMLTIMLIADGSTRIMSYGNQTTRGSSVYDFTVTGNEATVEKYLSGKQMQPYVADLSRMETGTMKHPTSVEANSFIDWSGLREQVVLNLPPEVEDPATQGATSYEFSSNQPAALNLLGCIDTMGTLPFLIPVSSYNELLEAAGEKAIVLGSGEAVFYLNPDFFGSTKEENTAMLNQIAEDAQANGKVLISINGLPITLIPSVPMKGLTADENVNIVTALIVPDEVYSKYVNPDTVTVYHNFCIPSETVEANGLMASIMEARDLLKPSGLYYESYLDNFGRQLFYVISGSYTTLYMGFMLLIIACALLALQFLTQMRETKARYATLSILGARREQMKRSINQQVLWYFLLPLIPACISGTVGICAMQHYLYSDTAKLQQSYPMLLAMALVVVCMLALYGVAIARTANREISKLNWKPNS
- a CDS encoding response regulator transcription factor yields the protein MAQIVVVEDDVYMREELIDVLKKAGYNAVPLLNFENAISQILALSPDLILLDINLPFHSGFEVCKEIKAKQLGTVLILTARDKLQDELHALGLGADDYLTKPCNTERLLARIKNLLRRKEEQIQQGLLNGGGFLLDPNTFTLYAGKKSYVLPQNEGKILLTLLKSSPNLVSKSDLFHVLWGTEEFIDENVLQVNFTRLRKTLREVGLDDRIETVRGQGYRLKEQVEL
- a CDS encoding sensor histidine kinase, with protein sequence MKKLHTLLTYISSNRVWLITLVCLDLFFVFLAWVAYPGDFLNLVGLMMFVSFVALVIPFACTIHRRSKIDTAFRRFLLEPDDTNEYLLCESTPASMHPYIHELAHHLRTQLEYVNEQQLKITEYESYIENWVHEIKKPLSLMTLLLDNRKDEMSPLVHTRMLYVRDHTRQNVEQILYFSRLGATHKDYYFEPLPILETCKEAVEDNLSLLEEAHFSVTYSGNNCTAISDKKGFMFILGQIISNSVKYATNDAIPAIHFSVSDNKEIGQIVLSICDNGTGIPASDLPFVFDKGFTGDVGSYLSRSTGMGLYLVQQMASDLTIKIDIHSNTNGGTTVILTFPKVDRPLGR
- a CDS encoding ParM/StbA family protein; the protein is MRELRNTKIIAVDHGYGNMKTANTVTPTGIKAYETEPIFTGNILEYNGIYYRIGEGHKEFIPDKAMDEEYYLLTLMAIARELNVFSIREADVHLAAGLPLTWIRTQREAFRSYLLQNPEVRYLFNGKEYHLHFVGCSLYPQGYPAIVNQLGDFKGTNLLADIGNGTMNILYINNKKAQESRCWTEKLGVNQCMIAAKNAVLDKFGVKIEESTVEQILRFGTADISAPYLDCISSIVRQYVAELFSTLRKYEYNPDLMRLYVVGGGGCLIRNFGTYDKSQVTIIDDICATAKGYESLAYMSLKRRG
- a CDS encoding adenylate cyclase, whose product is MQNNIRNTNLRFNLDKEQQRRAWEYLQTMDRQDFKSYSQVISLALVDYFDRYYRTRADPYLETREREELFVKQIVDAVENSLKQALPLFLFGLTAGMAQREPQIRASFPTPENSQPDSDVDWDFLGE
- a CDS encoding replication initiator protein A; translated protein: MTDFLTADTNLPSYMMFPRFLLDMEINETAKMLYIILLDRARLSQKNEGWSDIAGHVFIYFTIEALAEVLHKSQMTVKTALAVLEKQELIFRKRQGPGQPNRIYVKLPKETIHYTDRFLSLRQTENCPIDRQDSFPDTDRKLSGNKKEIKKNHLAIRGSKEPLSPYGKFQNVFLSEKELEDIRQTIPDWKDYIERLSGYMASTGKQYQNHAATIISWARQDHPASQQRNYESEEYETL